The proteins below come from a single Streptomyces sp. M92 genomic window:
- the polA gene encoding DNA polymerase I, which translates to MAETAAKKTDNTSGGVRPRLMLMDGHSLAYRAFFALPAENFTTATGQPTNAIYGFASMLANTLRDEAPTHFAVAFDVSRKTWRSQEFTEYKANRSKTPDEFKGQVELIGELLDAMHVQRFAVEGFEADDVIATLATQAEAEGFDVLIVTGDRDSFQLVSEHTTVLYPTKGVSELTRFTPEKVFEKYGLTPAQYPDFAALRGDPSDNLPGIPGVGEKTAAKWINQFGSFAELVERVEEVKGKAGQNLRDHLESVKLNRRLTELERRVELPKTVTDLERAAYDRKGVAVILDTLEIRNPSLRERLYAVDPGAEEAEATPVVADGVELDGTVLGTGEVAGWLAGHGTRPLGVATVDTWALGTGSVAEVALAAADGKAAWFDPAELDEADEAAFAAWLSDPDRPKVLHNAKGAMRVFAEHGWSVAGVGMDTALAAYLVKPGRRSFDLDALSLEYLHRELAPAAAADGQLAFGADDGAEAEALMVQARAILDLGEAFEGRLADVGAADLLRDVELPTSALLARMERHGIAADREHLQAMEQMFAGAVQQAVKEAHAAAGHEFNLGSPKQLQEVLFGELNLPKTKKTKTGYTTDADALAWLAAQTENELPVIMLRHREQAKLRVTVEGLIKTIAADGRIHTTFNQTVAATGRLSSTDPNLQNIPVRTDEGRAIRRGFVVGEGFESLMTADYSQIELRVMAHLSEDTGLIEAFTSGEDLHTTAAAQVFSVEQSAVDAEMRRKIKAMSYGLAYGLSAFGLSQQLNIEAAEARGLMDAYFERFGGVRDYLRRVVDEARATGYTATLFGRRRYLPDLNSDNRQRREAAERMALNAPIQGTAADIVKIAMLNVDKALREAGLTSRMLLQVHDEIVLEVAPGERAAAEELVRREMANAVQLRVPLGVSVGVGPDWESAAH; encoded by the coding sequence GTGGCAGAGACAGCAGCGAAGAAGACCGACAACACCTCCGGCGGCGTCCGTCCGCGCCTGATGCTCATGGACGGGCACTCGCTGGCCTACCGCGCGTTCTTCGCGCTGCCCGCGGAGAATTTCACGACCGCGACGGGCCAGCCGACCAACGCGATCTACGGTTTCGCGTCGATGCTGGCCAACACGTTGCGTGACGAGGCGCCGACCCACTTCGCGGTGGCGTTCGACGTCTCCCGCAAGACCTGGCGGTCCCAGGAGTTCACCGAGTACAAGGCGAACCGCTCCAAGACCCCGGACGAGTTCAAGGGGCAGGTCGAGCTGATCGGCGAGCTGCTCGACGCCATGCACGTGCAGCGCTTCGCCGTCGAGGGCTTCGAGGCCGACGACGTCATCGCCACGCTCGCCACGCAGGCCGAGGCGGAGGGCTTCGACGTCCTGATCGTCACCGGCGACCGGGACTCCTTCCAGCTGGTCAGCGAGCACACCACGGTGCTGTACCCGACCAAGGGCGTCTCCGAGCTGACCCGTTTCACGCCGGAGAAGGTCTTCGAGAAGTACGGGCTGACCCCCGCCCAGTACCCGGACTTCGCGGCCCTGCGCGGCGATCCGTCCGACAACCTGCCGGGCATCCCGGGCGTCGGCGAGAAGACGGCCGCGAAGTGGATCAACCAGTTCGGGTCCTTCGCGGAGCTGGTGGAGCGCGTCGAGGAGGTCAAGGGCAAGGCCGGGCAGAATCTGCGCGACCACCTGGAGTCCGTGAAGCTCAACCGCCGGCTCACCGAGCTGGAGCGCCGGGTCGAGCTGCCGAAGACGGTCACCGACCTGGAGCGTGCCGCGTACGACCGCAAGGGCGTCGCGGTGATCCTGGACACCCTGGAGATCCGCAACCCGTCCCTGCGGGAGCGGCTGTACGCCGTCGACCCGGGCGCCGAGGAGGCCGAGGCGACCCCGGTCGTGGCGGACGGGGTGGAGCTGGACGGCACCGTGCTGGGCACCGGCGAGGTGGCCGGCTGGCTCGCCGGGCACGGCACGCGGCCGCTCGGCGTGGCGACGGTCGACACCTGGGCGCTGGGCACCGGCTCGGTCGCCGAGGTCGCGCTCGCCGCGGCCGACGGGAAGGCCGCCTGGTTCGATCCGGCCGAGCTGGACGAGGCCGACGAGGCGGCGTTCGCGGCCTGGCTGTCCGACCCGGACCGGCCCAAGGTCCTGCACAACGCCAAGGGCGCGATGCGCGTCTTCGCCGAGCACGGCTGGAGCGTCGCCGGCGTCGGCATGGACACGGCGCTCGCCGCCTACCTGGTCAAGCCGGGCCGCCGCTCCTTCGACCTGGACGCGCTCTCCCTGGAGTACCTGCACCGCGAGCTGGCGCCCGCCGCCGCGGCCGACGGCCAGCTCGCCTTCGGCGCGGACGACGGCGCCGAGGCCGAGGCGCTGATGGTGCAGGCCCGCGCGATCCTGGACCTGGGCGAGGCCTTCGAGGGCCGTCTGGCGGACGTCGGCGCCGCCGACCTGCTGCGTGACGTGGAGCTGCCCACGTCCGCCCTGCTGGCCCGCATGGAGCGGCACGGCATCGCGGCCGACCGGGAGCACCTCCAGGCCATGGAGCAGATGTTCGCCGGCGCCGTGCAGCAGGCGGTGAAGGAGGCGCACGCGGCGGCCGGGCACGAGTTCAACCTCGGCTCGCCCAAGCAGCTCCAGGAAGTCCTCTTCGGCGAGCTGAACCTGCCGAAGACCAAGAAGACCAAGACCGGCTACACCACGGACGCGGACGCCCTGGCGTGGCTCGCGGCGCAGACCGAGAACGAACTGCCGGTCATCATGCTCCGCCACCGCGAGCAGGCCAAGCTGCGGGTCACGGTCGAGGGCCTGATCAAGACGATCGCCGCCGACGGCCGTATCCACACCACGTTCAACCAGACGGTCGCCGCGACCGGCCGCCTCTCCTCCACGGACCCGAACCTGCAGAACATCCCGGTCCGCACCGACGAGGGCCGGGCGATCCGCCGCGGCTTCGTCGTCGGCGAGGGCTTCGAGTCGCTGATGACGGCCGACTACAGCCAGATCGAGCTGCGCGTGATGGCGCACCTCTCCGAGGACACCGGCCTGATCGAGGCCTTCACCTCCGGCGAGGACCTGCACACCACCGCCGCCGCGCAGGTCTTCTCCGTCGAGCAGTCCGCGGTCGACGCGGAGATGCGCCGCAAGATCAAGGCCATGTCGTACGGGCTGGCGTACGGTCTGTCGGCCTTCGGTCTCTCCCAGCAGCTGAACATCGAGGCGGCCGAGGCCCGCGGCCTGATGGACGCCTACTTCGAGCGGTTCGGCGGCGTGCGGGACTATCTGCGCCGGGTCGTCGACGAGGCACGGGCGACGGGCTACACGGCGACGCTCTTCGGCCGCCGCCGCTACCTGCCCGACCTCAACAGCGACAACCGCCAGCGCCGCGAGGCGGCCGAGCGCATGGCGCTGAACGCGCCGATCCAGGGCACGGCCGCCGACATCGTCAAGATCGCCATGCTCAATGTGGACAAGGCGCTGCGCGAGGCCGGCCTCACCTCCCGCATGCTGCTCCAGGTCCACGACGAAATCGTCCTGGAGGTCGCCCCGGGCGAGCGCGCGGCGGCGGAGGAACTCGTCCGCCGCGAAATGGCGAACGCCGTGCAGCTCAGGGTCCCCCTGGGCGTCTCGGTGGGCGTGGGACCGGACTGGGAGTCGGCGGCGCACTAG
- a CDS encoding FdhF/YdeP family oxidoreductase: MATKPPTGDPVQDAPQVTEPQHAAAGIPAIGHTLRIAQRQMGVKRTALTLLSVNQKDGFDCPGCAWPEPDHRHKAEFCENGAKAVAEEATLRRVTPEFFAAHPVADLATRSGYWLGQQGRLTHPVYLPEGGERYEPVTWERAFDIVAEEIAALDSPDEAVFYTSGRTSNEAAFLYQLFARELGTNNLPDCSNMCHESSGSALSETIGVGKGSVLLEDLHKSDLIIVAGQNPGTNHPRMLSALEKAKANGAKIISVNPLPEAGLERFKNPQTPKGLTAGAALTDLFLQIRIGGDQALFRLLNKLILDTDGAVDEAFVEQHTHGYEEFAEAARAADWEATLTATGLTRAEIEEALHMVLASKRTIVCWAMGLTQHKHSVPTIREIVNFLLLRGNIGRPGAGVCPVRGHSNVQGDRTMGIFERPAPAFLDALEKEFGFAPPREHGYDVVRAIRAMRDGEAKVFFAMGGNFVSASPDTEVTEAAMRRARLTVHVSTKLNRSHAVTGARALILPTLGRTERDVQGGGEQFVTVEDSMGMVHASRGRLEPASAHLLSEPAIVCRLARRVLGEGSATPWEEFEKDYATIRDRIGRVVPGFEDFNARVARPGGFALPHAPRDERRFPTATGKANFTAAPVEYPELPEGRLLLQTLRSHDQYNTTIYGLDDRYRGIRNGRRVVLVNPEDARALGVRDGAYVDLVGEWKDGVERRAPGFRVVHYPTARGCAAAYYPETNVLVPLDATADTSNTPASKSVVVRLEQSATD, encoded by the coding sequence ATGGCCACCAAGCCGCCCACGGGTGATCCGGTCCAGGACGCCCCGCAGGTCACCGAACCCCAGCACGCGGCGGCGGGCATCCCGGCCATCGGCCACACCCTGCGGATCGCCCAGCGGCAGATGGGCGTGAAGCGCACCGCGCTGACGCTGCTGAGCGTCAACCAGAAGGACGGCTTCGACTGCCCGGGCTGCGCCTGGCCCGAGCCGGACCACCGGCACAAGGCGGAGTTCTGCGAGAACGGCGCCAAGGCCGTCGCCGAGGAGGCCACCCTGCGCCGGGTCACCCCGGAGTTCTTCGCCGCGCACCCGGTGGCCGACCTCGCCACCCGCAGCGGCTACTGGCTGGGCCAGCAGGGACGGCTCACGCACCCGGTGTACCTGCCGGAGGGCGGCGAGCGCTACGAGCCGGTGACCTGGGAGCGCGCCTTCGACATCGTGGCCGAGGAGATCGCCGCCCTGGACTCGCCCGACGAGGCCGTCTTCTACACCTCCGGACGCACCAGCAACGAGGCCGCGTTCCTCTACCAGCTCTTCGCGCGCGAGCTCGGCACCAACAACCTGCCCGACTGCTCCAACATGTGCCACGAGTCGTCCGGCTCGGCCCTGTCCGAGACCATCGGCGTCGGCAAGGGCAGCGTCCTGCTCGAGGACCTCCACAAGTCGGACCTGATCATCGTGGCCGGCCAGAACCCGGGCACCAACCACCCGCGCATGCTCTCCGCCCTGGAGAAGGCCAAGGCCAACGGCGCGAAGATCATCAGCGTCAACCCGCTGCCCGAAGCGGGCCTGGAGCGCTTCAAGAACCCGCAGACCCCCAAGGGGCTCACCGCGGGCGCCGCGCTCACCGACCTGTTCCTGCAGATCCGCATCGGCGGCGACCAGGCCCTGTTCCGGCTCCTCAACAAGCTGATCCTGGACACCGACGGCGCGGTCGACGAGGCGTTCGTCGAGCAGCACACCCACGGGTACGAGGAGTTCGCCGAGGCCGCCCGCGCCGCCGACTGGGAGGCGACGCTCACGGCGACCGGCCTCACCCGCGCGGAGATCGAGGAAGCCCTGCACATGGTGCTCGCCTCGAAGCGCACCATCGTGTGCTGGGCGATGGGCCTGACCCAGCACAAGCACTCCGTGCCCACCATCCGCGAGATCGTCAACTTCCTCCTGCTGCGCGGCAACATCGGCCGTCCCGGCGCCGGCGTCTGCCCGGTGCGCGGCCACTCCAACGTGCAGGGCGACCGCACCATGGGCATCTTCGAACGCCCGGCGCCCGCCTTCCTGGACGCCCTGGAAAAGGAGTTCGGCTTCGCCCCGCCGCGCGAGCACGGCTACGACGTCGTGCGCGCCATCCGCGCGATGCGCGACGGCGAGGCCAAGGTGTTCTTCGCGATGGGCGGCAACTTCGTCTCCGCCTCCCCCGACACGGAGGTCACCGAGGCGGCGATGCGCCGCGCCCGGCTCACCGTGCACGTGTCGACGAAACTCAACCGCTCGCACGCCGTCACGGGCGCCCGCGCCCTGATCCTGCCGACGCTCGGCCGCACCGAACGGGACGTCCAGGGCGGCGGCGAGCAGTTCGTCACCGTCGAGGACTCCATGGGCATGGTGCACGCCTCCCGCGGCCGGCTGGAACCGGCGAGCGCCCACCTGCTGTCCGAGCCGGCCATCGTGTGCCGGCTGGCCCGCCGGGTGCTGGGCGAGGGCAGTGCCACGCCCTGGGAGGAGTTCGAGAAGGACTACGCGACGATCCGCGACCGCATCGGGCGCGTGGTCCCGGGCTTCGAGGACTTCAACGCGCGCGTGGCCCGCCCCGGGGGCTTCGCCCTGCCGCACGCCCCGCGCGACGAACGCCGCTTCCCCACGGCCACCGGCAAGGCCAACTTCACCGCGGCACCGGTCGAGTACCCCGAGCTGCCCGAGGGCCGGCTGCTGCTGCAGACGCTGCGCTCGCACGACCAGTACAACACCACGATCTACGGCCTGGACGACCGCTACCGGGGGATCAGGAACGGCCGCCGGGTCGTCCTGGTCAACCCGGAGGACGCCCGGGCCCTCGGCGTCCGGGACGGCGCGTACGTCGACCTGGTCGGCGAGTGGAAGGACGGTGTCGAGCGCCGGGCGCCCGGCTTCCGCGTCGTGCACTACCCGACGGCCCGGGGCTGCGCGGCGGCGTACTACCCGGAGACCAACGTCCTGGTGCCGCTGGACGCGACCGCGGACACCAGCAACACCCCGGCCAGC